The Brumimicrobium sp. genomic interval CAACGCTTAACAGCCACACACATTGCCAAGTCGCACCAGCCGACCCGCAAGCCAAAACTTGGCAAAGAGTGTGTCTGCCCTACCGCACGACCAAAACGACCGAAAAACAGACGGACGAAAAAGAACACCGAACGCACAACATCACCTATATGCAAGCAGGCCAAACCGTCTCCGATTGAAATTTTGTGCTATATTTGAAGTGTGGTTCTTCGCATCAACGGTAGTGCTAAAATACCGCCTTCGCCAAGCCGTGGAACCGTTATGGACGACACCAAGAAACAAGAAAATTACAATGGGAATATTTGACAAACTTTTTGGAAGCAACAAAGTAAAGACAACAACAGCTAATCCAGACAATAACAGACTGTTTGATTTGTTAGAAATTTACAGACAACAAAATGGACAAGGCGACACCTACAAAAATGTTGTTTTAGAGTTAATGAACGGAAATTCATTTCTACTTTTACCTTCCGAAAATGACGGCTCTAATTCGGACACTTGGACAACAGCTCAAAAAGGCACTACACTAAAACTTACTTGTGTGTTTAACTTGGACGGACTGAAAGTTTTAGGTGCGTTCACAGACGAAAACGCATTGTTAAGTTGGGCAAAGAAACCGACACAATACACTGCATTATCTTCAAAAGACGTTTTAAAACTTTGCGAGGAAAATTTAATTGAAAGAATTGTAATAAATAGCGACTTGCCTACTATGTTCGTGTTAGAACGTAATCGTGAAAATATCAAGACGGACACAATAAAAGAAGAAACGACTGTTCAAGTAGGAACACCTAACCGACCATTAGACCAGAGAGTGATTTCAAAACTTATAGACCAATTTAAACGTATTGACACAATTCAAGAAGTTTATCAATACGGACAGACAAGAAATAATGAATTTAGCCTCGTATTAGGGTTTAAACTTTCAACAAATTCGGACAACGCAAAGACAGCGACAATTAATGCAGTTCAAACAGCATTGCAAAATGAAACTATTGACCAAC includes:
- a CDS encoding SseB family protein; its protein translation is MGIFDKLFGSNKVKTTTANPDNNRLFDLLEIYRQQNGQGDTYKNVVLELMNGNSFLLLPSENDGSNSDTWTTAQKGTTLKLTCVFNLDGLKVLGAFTDENALLSWAKKPTQYTALSSKDVLKLCEENLIERIVINSDLPTMFVLERNRENIKTDTIKEETTVQVGTPNRPLDQRVISKLIDQFKRIDTIQEVYQYGQTRNNEFSLVLGFKLSTNSDNAKTATINAVQTALQNETIDQLLDLFFIEDESWYRTITNVENSFVYRK